One window from the genome of Acinetobacter sp. ANC 7912 encodes:
- a CDS encoding YfhL family 4Fe-4S dicluster ferredoxin produces MALLITDKCINCDMCLPECPNNAIYEGDKIYEIDVNRCTECVGFYDHQTCVSVCPIECIIPHPEHVESKEELMEKFKGLNLFNSRT; encoded by the coding sequence ATGGCACTGCTGATTACCGATAAATGCATTAACTGCGACATGTGCCTGCCGGAATGTCCGAATAATGCCATTTATGAAGGCGACAAAATTTATGAAATCGACGTGAATCGCTGTACTGAATGTGTCGGTTTCTATGATCACCAAACCTGCGTTTCGGTGTGTCCAATTGAGTGCATTATTCCGCATCCAGAGCATGTAGAAAGTAAAGAAGAACTGATGGAAAAATTCAAAGGCTTGAATTTATTTAACTCTAGAACCTGA
- a CDS encoding Cd(II)/Pb(II)-responsive transcriptional regulator, translated as MSFYLISEVAKKAHLTTDTVRFYEKRGFIKPNFRANNQYRYFDDEALKRLLFIKRCRDLDMSLKEIETLIELEQNPDQNCAAVNEIIDLHLEHITNKMKELEAFKNQLSELRNSCNTPTTVDHCQILKTLEQTDSDDI; from the coding sequence ATGTCTTTTTATTTAATTTCTGAAGTGGCGAAAAAGGCCCATTTAACTACGGATACAGTGCGCTTTTATGAGAAACGTGGCTTTATCAAGCCGAATTTTCGAGCAAACAATCAGTACCGTTATTTTGATGATGAAGCACTGAAACGCTTACTTTTTATCAAGCGTTGCCGCGATCTGGATATGTCCTTAAAGGAAATCGAAACCCTGATTGAACTGGAACAAAATCCTGACCAGAACTGTGCAGCAGTTAACGAGATTATTGATCTGCATCTAGAGCATATCACCAACAAAATGAAAGAATTAGAAGCTTTTAAAAACCAGCTTTCAGAACTTCGCAATAGCTGCAATACACCGACGACCGTTGACCATTGTCAGATTCTAAAAACGCTCGAACAGACAGATTCAGACGACATATAA
- a CDS encoding IS5 family transposase (programmed frameshift): MKYQKLNRFSDSEFKRLVGVPRPVFSEMVEVLKEAESLKKKSGRPHTLAIEDQLLLTLNYLRNYSTQLELAANYHIAESNVNRTIKKVEDALMKSRRFTLPKRSITTADEQFNWVIIDATECSIERPKKNQSKFYSGKKKKHTLKAQVIYHPKSKQIIGVDISSGSQHDIKLARKTVKKFKHCDYVMTDLGYYGLEQDGFKLLMPIKKKKNFPLFDAEKNYNKMIGKIRVVIEHINSQLKRFRILSERYRNRRKRFGLRINLIAALVNRMNLQ, from the exons ATGAAATATCAGAAATTAAACCGTTTTTCAGATTCTGAATTCAAGCGCTTGGTTGGTGTACCTCGACCAGTTTTTAGTGAAATGGTCGAAGTTTTAAAAGAAGCAGAATCACTTAAAAAGAAATCTGGGCGTCCTCATACTTTAGCTATAGAGGATCAATTATTATTAACACTCAATTACTTACGGAATTACAGCACTCAATTGGAATTGGCTGCAAATTACCATATCGCTGAAAGTAATGTGAATCGAACTATTAAAAAGGTTGAAGATGCATTAATGAAATCAAGACGTTTTACCCTGCCAAAACGAAGCATTACCACAGCAGACGAACAATTTAACTGGGTAATTATTGATGCGACAGAATGTTCAATAGAACGCCCG AAAAAAAATCAGAGTAAGTTTTACAGTGGTAAAAAGAAGAAACATACGTTAAAAGCCCAAGTGATCTATCATCCGAAGAGCAAACAAATCATAGGAGTAGATATATCGTCTGGCAGTCAGCATGATATTAAATTGGCAAGAAAAACAGTTAAGAAATTCAAACATTGTGACTATGTTATGACCGATTTAGGGTACTATGGGTTAGAGCAAGATGGCTTTAAGTTATTGATGCCAATAAAGAAAAAGAAGAATTTCCCCTTATTTGATGCTGAGAAAAATTACAATAAAATGATTGGAAAAATACGAGTTGTAATCGAACATATTAATAGTCAATTGAAAAGATTTAGAATACTAAGTGAACGCTATCGAAATAGACGAAAAAGATTCGGTTTACGCATTAACTTAATCGCTGCACTGGTAAACCGGATGAACTTGCAATAA
- the yegQ gene encoding tRNA 5-hydroxyuridine modification protein YegQ translates to MSLTHVTELLSPAGSLKNMRYAFAYGADAVYAGQPRYSLRVRNNEFDHENLAIGIKEAHELGKKFYVVVNIQPHNSKLKNFIRDLEPVVAMQPDALIMSDPGLIMLVREHFPHMDIHLSVQANAVNWATVKFWKNMGLTRVILSRELSIEEIEEIKQQVPDIEIEVFVHGALCMAYSGRCMLSGYMNKRDANQGACTNACRWEYKVLDAKEDETGDVIPVKNLDSGCCSKDIDQEHKEAQHQFNEPVLLQRNDEDMFAAEEDEHGTYFMNSKDLRAVQHVERLTKIGVHSLKIEGRTKSYFYCARTAQIYRKAIDDALAGKPFDPSLMTQLEGLANRGYTEGFLRRHVHSEYQNYENGSSSFDHQQFCGEVLERNGDYIKIDVKNRFVVGDSLELMTTKGNITFTLTEMKDKKGNPIEEAKGSGHVVEIPVPADVDMQYALLIRNLPTSTADISASSLAYQAS, encoded by the coding sequence ATGAGCTTAACTCACGTTACTGAACTTCTCTCACCTGCTGGCTCCCTGAAAAACATGCGTTATGCCTTTGCCTACGGTGCAGATGCGGTATATGCAGGCCAACCTCGTTATAGTCTGCGTGTTCGTAATAATGAATTTGACCATGAAAATCTAGCGATTGGGATCAAAGAAGCGCATGAGCTTGGCAAAAAGTTCTATGTCGTGGTGAATATCCAGCCGCATAACTCCAAGCTGAAAAACTTTATCCGTGACCTTGAACCTGTGGTGGCAATGCAGCCGGATGCACTGATTATGTCTGATCCTGGCCTGATCATGCTGGTACGTGAGCATTTCCCGCACATGGACATTCACCTGTCTGTACAGGCCAATGCCGTGAACTGGGCGACCGTGAAATTCTGGAAAAATATGGGTCTGACCCGTGTGATCCTGTCACGTGAGTTATCCATTGAAGAAATCGAAGAAATCAAACAGCAAGTTCCAGATATTGAAATTGAAGTGTTCGTACATGGCGCACTGTGCATGGCCTATTCTGGTCGTTGCATGCTATCTGGTTACATGAACAAGCGAGATGCTAACCAGGGCGCCTGCACCAATGCCTGCCGCTGGGAATACAAGGTACTTGACGCCAAAGAAGATGAAACTGGCGATGTGATCCCGGTGAAAAATCTAGATTCAGGCTGCTGTTCAAAAGATATCGATCAAGAACATAAAGAAGCACAACATCAGTTCAATGAGCCTGTGCTGTTGCAACGTAATGATGAAGACATGTTCGCAGCCGAAGAAGACGAACATGGCACCTATTTCATGAATTCCAAAGACCTGCGTGCAGTACAGCATGTGGAACGCCTGACCAAAATCGGCGTACATTCACTGAAAATTGAAGGCCGTACCAAATCCTATTTCTACTGTGCACGCACTGCCCAGATTTACCGTAAAGCTATTGATGATGCGCTGGCTGGCAAACCTTTCGACCCTTCACTAATGACTCAACTTGAAGGACTGGCGAACCGTGGTTATACCGAAGGTTTCCTGCGTCGCCATGTACATAGTGAATATCAAAACTACGAAAATGGCTCTTCCAGCTTCGACCATCAGCAATTCTGTGGTGAAGTGCTGGAACGTAACGGCGATTACATCAAGATTGACGTAAAAAACCGCTTTGTCGTGGGTGATTCTCTGGAACTGATGACCACCAAAGGTAATATCACCTTTACTCTGACTGAAATGAAAGACAAAAAAGGCAATCCGATTGAAGAGGCCAAAGGTTCAGGTCATGTGGTGGAAATTCCAGTGCCTGCAGATGTAGATATGCAGTATGCATTGCTGATCCGTAATCTGCCGACATCAACTGCGGATATTTCTGCCTCTTCACTGGCTTATCAGGCGAGCTAA
- a CDS encoding membrane-bound PQQ-dependent dehydrogenase, glucose/quinate/shikimate family has protein sequence MSTEQPSSIERTGSKVYRYFVVVLTLLVALYLIIQGAKLLSLGGTSYYLIAGIAYVAIAIFYAMKKALGFWLSIITFIATFLWAIAEVQGLSFWQYIPRLVVPTILFVLSMWASKSLPALDAVKIKAANLVGFAGFFACVAALIAAFFPHGKILNPVDIVQDPALAKPNAENPDNWEYFGRNGNGTRFAPYTDITPENVKDLKVAWTYHTGRDTSAGVDENTPIQIGSTLYSCTPTNIISAIDGDSGKALWKYDPHAKTAEHITCRGVGYYDATKDKSLTAADLQAPGIKACPQRILTSTVDGRLIALNAKTGALCPEFGTNGQVDVLHDMGPTESSKRYHPTSTPLIAGHVAVLGGWVRDIVHGEPSGVVRAYDVRTGKLAWAWDVGNPELVGEPKDGKGFTLETPNMWTIPTYDKDLNLVYLPTGNGPPDYWGGDRNAAKEKFGSAIVAVNALTGKTVWTYQTVHHDVWDYDLPSQPVLYDMTDDHGKKVPALIQTTKMGQIFVLDRRTGKPVTKVEERPVDTNGAEGEKLSPTQPFSVGMPQIGNATLTEQDMWGISTFDQLACRIDFKDSVYNGLYTAPGEKPYIEWPSLLGGFNWGGISIDESTGMMYVNDMRMPLRMSLVRKEDMSKYHISTDEVPGFMGTVRPQLAGPYAGVKIDIMQSKLGVPCNKPPFGTMTAIDLKSKKVVWEVPMGTAKELGPLGVKTHMPIPLGMPTLGGPTSTASGLVFFAGTQDYYLRALDSKTGKEVWKAELPVAAVAAPLIYKSPKTGKQYVVISAGGASHSKDVGDYIIAFALPDQK, from the coding sequence ATGAGCACTGAACAACCCTCCTCTATCGAGCGTACAGGGTCTAAAGTCTATCGATATTTTGTTGTCGTGCTGACTTTACTTGTTGCGCTGTACTTGATCATTCAAGGCGCTAAATTACTCAGCCTCGGTGGTACAAGTTATTATCTCATCGCAGGGATTGCCTATGTTGCAATCGCCATTTTCTATGCGATGAAAAAAGCCCTTGGTTTCTGGCTTTCTATTATTACTTTTATTGCAACCTTCCTCTGGGCAATTGCTGAAGTTCAAGGTTTAAGCTTCTGGCAATATATCCCACGTCTGGTGGTTCCAACTATTCTGTTTGTCCTCAGCATGTGGGCAAGCAAAAGCCTGCCAGCACTCGATGCTGTAAAAATCAAAGCTGCCAATCTTGTTGGCTTTGCCGGTTTCTTTGCCTGTGTCGCAGCCCTGATTGCTGCATTCTTCCCACACGGCAAAATCCTTAATCCTGTTGATATCGTACAAGACCCTGCACTGGCTAAACCGAATGCAGAAAACCCTGACAACTGGGAATATTTCGGTCGTAATGGTAACGGTACCCGCTTTGCACCGTACACTGACATTACCCCTGAAAATGTCAAAGATCTGAAAGTAGCTTGGACTTATCACACTGGTCGTGATACTTCTGCCGGTGTCGATGAAAATACACCAATTCAGATTGGCAGTACTTTATATTCATGTACACCGACTAACATCATTTCAGCAATTGATGGTGACAGTGGTAAAGCACTTTGGAAATACGATCCACATGCAAAAACTGCAGAGCATATTACCTGCCGTGGTGTTGGTTACTATGATGCAACTAAAGACAAATCTTTAACTGCAGCAGACCTACAAGCACCTGGTATTAAAGCTTGTCCACAACGTATCCTGACTTCTACTGTTGATGGTCGTTTAATTGCCTTGAATGCTAAAACTGGTGCTTTATGTCCAGAATTTGGTACTAACGGTCAGGTCGATGTTCTGCATGACATGGGTCCAACTGAAAGTAGTAAACGCTACCACCCAACTTCTACTCCGCTGATCGCTGGTCATGTCGCTGTATTAGGTGGCTGGGTACGTGATATCGTACATGGCGAACCTTCTGGTGTCGTGCGTGCTTATGACGTTCGCACAGGTAAATTGGCATGGGCTTGGGATGTTGGTAATCCTGAACTGGTTGGTGAACCTAAAGATGGCAAAGGCTTTACTTTAGAAACACCAAACATGTGGACTATTCCAACCTATGACAAAGACCTGAATCTGGTTTACTTGCCTACAGGTAATGGTCCTCCTGACTACTGGGGTGGTGACCGTAACGCAGCGAAAGAAAAATTTGGTTCTGCAATTGTTGCGGTAAATGCCTTAACTGGTAAAACTGTTTGGACTTATCAAACTGTTCACCATGATGTCTGGGATTATGACTTGCCGTCACAACCTGTGCTTTATGACATGACTGATGATCATGGCAAAAAAGTTCCAGCATTGATTCAAACTACCAAAATGGGTCAAATCTTCGTTCTTGACCGCCGTACTGGTAAACCAGTCACTAAAGTTGAAGAACGTCCAGTTGACACCAATGGTGCTGAAGGTGAAAAACTTTCTCCTACCCAACCATTCTCTGTTGGCATGCCACAAATTGGTAATGCAACATTGACTGAACAGGATATGTGGGGTATTTCAACTTTTGACCAATTGGCTTGTCGTATCGACTTTAAAGACTCTGTCTATAACGGTCTATACACTGCACCAGGTGAAAAACCATATATCGAATGGCCTAGCCTGCTTGGTGGCTTCAACTGGGGCGGTATCTCCATTGATGAATCTACTGGCATGATGTACGTCAACGATATGCGTATGCCACTTCGTATGTCATTGGTTCGTAAAGAAGATATGAGCAAATACCATATCTCAACTGACGAAGTACCAGGATTCATGGGTACAGTACGTCCACAATTGGCTGGTCCTTATGCGGGTGTGAAAATTGACATCATGCAGTCTAAACTGGGTGTTCCTTGTAACAAACCACCGTTTGGTACCATGACTGCCATCGACTTGAAATCTAAAAAAGTCGTTTGGGAAGTGCCAATGGGTACAGCCAAAGAATTGGGGCCATTAGGTGTTAAAACCCATATGCCAATTCCTTTAGGTATGCCTACACTGGGTGGTCCTACTTCAACCGCTTCTGGTCTGGTGTTCTTCGCCGGTACTCAGGATTATTACCTACGTGCGTTGGATTCAAAAACTGGTAAAGAAGTGTGGAAAGCTGAGCTTCCTGTTGCTGCCGTGGCTGCACCACTGATTTATAAATCTCCAAAAACTGGCAAACAATATGTTGTGATTTCTGCAGGTGGTGCAAGCCACTCTAAAGATGTTGGCGACTATATCATTGCCTTTGCTTTACCTGATCAAAAATAA
- a CDS encoding ferredoxin--NADP reductase encodes MAAFNVEKITHVHHWNDTLFSFKTTRDQALRFKNGQFVMIGLEVNGKPLMRAYSIASANYEEELEFFSIKVPDGPLTSILQKVKVGDEILVSKKPTGTLVLDDLNPGKNLYLLSSGTGLAPFLSVIRDPETYERFEKIIVVHGTRYISELAYQDLILNEIPNHEFFGELGAKEKLIYYPTVTREEFHTQGRVTTAIETGALFEKIGLPRFNPETDRAMLCGSPAFLDDVAALLDQHGLKESPRMGVLGDYVIERAFVEK; translated from the coding sequence ATGGCTGCTTTTAACGTCGAAAAGATTACTCACGTCCACCATTGGAATGACACTTTATTCTCTTTTAAAACGACTCGTGACCAAGCTCTGCGTTTTAAAAACGGTCAGTTTGTGATGATCGGTCTTGAAGTCAATGGTAAGCCGTTAATGCGTGCATATTCAATCGCAAGTGCAAACTACGAAGAAGAATTAGAGTTTTTCTCAATTAAAGTGCCAGATGGTCCGCTTACTTCTATCCTGCAAAAAGTAAAAGTCGGCGACGAAATCCTGGTATCTAAAAAACCGACAGGTACCCTGGTTCTTGATGACTTAAATCCAGGTAAAAACCTGTACCTGCTTTCTTCTGGTACTGGTCTTGCTCCTTTCCTTTCTGTGATCCGCGATCCAGAAACTTATGAACGCTTTGAGAAAATCATCGTCGTTCACGGTACTCGTTACATCTCAGAACTAGCGTATCAAGACCTGATCCTGAACGAAATTCCAAATCATGAATTCTTCGGTGAGTTAGGTGCAAAAGAAAAACTGATTTACTACCCAACAGTAACTCGTGAAGAGTTCCACACTCAAGGTCGTGTAACGACTGCAATTGAAACTGGTGCACTATTCGAGAAAATCGGTCTGCCACGTTTCAACCCTGAAACTGACCGTGCAATGTTGTGTGGTTCTCCTGCATTCCTGGACGACGTTGCTGCACTACTGGATCAACACGGTCTGAAAGAATCCCCACGTATGGGTGTTCTGGGTGACTACGTAATTGAACGTGCATTCGTAGAAAAATAA
- the ahpF gene encoding alkyl hydroperoxide reductase subunit F, giving the protein MLDQNTTAQLKTLLERLEGPIELVATLDASDKSAKIKELVEEIAVLSPQVTARFDGQNKRAPSFGVAKAGEQPRVFFAGLPMGHEFTSLILALLQTSGYAPKVSDEVLQSIKDLNIKSDFDVFVSLSCHNCPDVVQALNLIAIYNPGTTTTMIDGAFFQEEVEERKIMAVPMVFQDGEHIGQGRMTLEEIIAKLDTNSAAKEAEKLNAKDAFDVLVIGGGPAGNTAAIYAARKGINTGIVAERMGGQVMDTMDIENFTSVQKTQGPKFAAEMESHVRSYGVDIMNLQRVSDIKGADETANGLVEVTLENGAKLESKTVILSTGARWREMNVPGEAEYRTRGVAYCPHCDGPLFKGKRVAVIGGGNSGVEAAIDLAGIVEHVTLVEFDTKLRADQVLQDKLNSLPNTTVIKNALSTEVIGDGSQVTGLKYKDRATDEEHTIELAGIFVQIGLLPNTDFLKETKVELTNRGEIVINERNETNVKGVFAAGDCTTVPYKQIIIATGEGAKASLSAFDYIIRSGQ; this is encoded by the coding sequence ATGTTAGATCAAAATACAACAGCTCAACTTAAAACCCTTTTGGAACGCCTTGAAGGTCCAATCGAACTGGTTGCCACTCTGGACGCTTCTGACAAATCAGCCAAAATTAAAGAACTGGTAGAAGAAATCGCTGTGCTTTCACCACAAGTGACTGCACGTTTCGACGGTCAAAACAAACGTGCACCAAGCTTCGGTGTGGCAAAAGCTGGTGAACAGCCTCGTGTGTTCTTTGCAGGCTTGCCAATGGGTCACGAGTTCACATCTTTGATTCTGGCATTGCTACAAACTTCTGGTTATGCACCGAAAGTTTCTGATGAAGTTTTACAGTCTATTAAAGACCTGAATATCAAATCAGATTTTGATGTGTTTGTTTCTTTAAGCTGCCATAACTGTCCAGATGTGGTTCAGGCTTTGAATCTGATTGCGATTTACAACCCTGGCACAACTACGACCATGATCGATGGTGCTTTCTTCCAGGAAGAAGTGGAAGAACGCAAAATTATGGCAGTACCAATGGTATTCCAGGACGGTGAACACATCGGCCAAGGTCGTATGACTTTAGAAGAAATCATTGCCAAACTGGACACTAACTCTGCAGCCAAAGAAGCTGAAAAACTCAATGCTAAAGATGCATTTGATGTGCTTGTCATCGGTGGTGGCCCTGCAGGTAACACTGCAGCGATCTACGCAGCACGTAAAGGTATTAACACTGGCATCGTAGCTGAACGCATGGGCGGTCAGGTGATGGATACCATGGACATTGAGAACTTCACTTCAGTTCAAAAAACTCAAGGTCCAAAGTTTGCCGCTGAAATGGAGTCACATGTCCGTTCATACGGTGTGGATATCATGAACCTGCAACGTGTCTCTGACATCAAAGGTGCAGATGAAACTGCCAATGGTCTGGTTGAAGTCACTCTGGAAAATGGTGCAAAACTGGAATCTAAAACTGTAATTCTTTCAACTGGTGCCCGCTGGAGAGAGATGAACGTTCCGGGTGAAGCAGAATACCGTACCCGTGGTGTTGCGTATTGCCCACACTGTGATGGTCCATTGTTCAAAGGTAAACGTGTTGCCGTGATTGGTGGCGGTAACTCTGGCGTAGAAGCAGCGATTGATCTTGCTGGTATCGTTGAGCATGTGACTCTGGTTGAGTTTGATACCAAACTACGTGCGGATCAGGTGCTTCAAGACAAACTGAACAGCTTACCGAATACTACCGTGATCAAAAATGCCCTGTCTACAGAAGTGATTGGTGATGGTTCACAAGTAACTGGCTTGAAATACAAAGACCGCGCAACTGATGAAGAGCACACCATTGAATTGGCGGGTATCTTTGTACAAATCGGTTTGTTACCTAACACTGATTTCTTAAAAGAAACTAAAGTTGAGTTAACCAACCGTGGTGAGATCGTGATTAACGAACGCAACGAAACCAATGTGAAAGGTGTATTTGCTGCAGGTGACTGTACCACTGTTCCATACAAACAGATCATCATCGCGACTGGTGAAGGTGCCAAAGCATCACTGTCTGCATTCGATTATATCATCCGTTCTGGCCAATAA
- a CDS encoding cation transporter translates to MACSCSHEPAPIKPNSKFRMALWIALFINLLMFIVELVGGAYAHSSSLWADSLDFFGDAVNYGISLAVLGAGLYWRATVALVKGLTMAVFGLVVVAKVIYAYMLGIPPEAFTMGIIGILALLANVITAVILYAFREGDSNMKSVWLCSRNDAIGNVAVILAAVGVFGTGSLWPDMIVAVIMASLGLSAGYQIVKQALVERATSQPSI, encoded by the coding sequence ATGGCCTGTAGCTGCAGTCATGAACCGGCACCGATCAAGCCAAATAGCAAATTTCGTATGGCATTATGGATTGCCCTGTTCATTAATTTATTGATGTTTATTGTGGAACTGGTGGGCGGAGCCTATGCACATTCATCCTCATTGTGGGCGGACTCACTGGACTTCTTTGGGGATGCGGTGAACTATGGTATTTCTCTCGCAGTACTGGGAGCAGGGCTGTATTGGCGTGCAACTGTAGCTTTGGTCAAAGGGCTGACTATGGCTGTGTTTGGGTTAGTCGTGGTAGCTAAGGTGATTTATGCCTATATGCTTGGGATTCCGCCTGAAGCATTCACTATGGGGATTATTGGTATTCTTGCTTTGCTGGCCAATGTTATTACCGCTGTGATTCTGTATGCCTTCCGAGAGGGAGATTCCAACATGAAATCCGTATGGCTGTGTAGTCGTAATGACGCGATTGGCAATGTCGCAGTCATTCTGGCAGCGGTTGGCGTCTTTGGAACCGGTAGTTTATGGCCAGATATGATTGTTGCCGTGATTATGGCAAGTCTGGGATTAAGCGCAGGTTATCAGATTGTGAAGCAGGCATTGGTCGAACGGGCAACAAGCCAGCCGTCCATCTAA
- the tsaA gene encoding tRNA (N6-threonylcarbamoyladenosine(37)-N6)-methyltransferase TrmO: MQELTIPIIGIMKSPYKEKFGIPRQPNLVDVESYIEMQWPYNDLLAFEGIEAFSHLWLLWQFHDNKHQENSKFRPQVRPPRLGGNKKIGVFATRSMYRPSPIGLSVVQLKEVKKVGKSVRVYVTGSDLLDGTPIIDIKPYIQYSDSVPEAQSGYAQDEPVRKYVVWSEQAELERNQLIQENKLSEHTIRELLEVLALDPRPAYQDDPERVYGMRFADFNIKFSVNDTSVLIEEIEL, encoded by the coding sequence ATGCAAGAATTAACCATACCCATAATTGGTATAATGAAATCTCCCTATAAAGAAAAGTTCGGCATCCCACGTCAGCCGAATTTAGTGGATGTCGAGTCCTATATTGAAATGCAGTGGCCGTACAATGACCTGTTGGCTTTTGAAGGGATTGAGGCGTTCAGTCACTTATGGCTGCTGTGGCAGTTTCATGACAATAAGCATCAGGAAAACAGTAAGTTTCGCCCACAAGTCCGTCCACCACGTTTGGGTGGCAACAAGAAAATCGGTGTCTTTGCCACCCGTAGCATGTACCGGCCATCACCAATCGGGCTGTCTGTGGTGCAGCTGAAAGAAGTTAAAAAAGTCGGTAAATCAGTTCGAGTGTATGTGACGGGCAGTGACCTGCTAGACGGCACCCCGATTATCGATATTAAACCTTATATCCAGTATTCTGACTCAGTACCTGAAGCGCAAAGTGGCTACGCGCAAGATGAACCGGTACGCAAATATGTGGTCTGGTCTGAACAGGCAGAACTGGAAAGAAATCAGTTGATTCAAGAAAACAAGCTGTCGGAACATACCATTCGCGAACTTTTGGAAGTACTTGCGCTTGATCCACGTCCCGCGTATCAGGATGATCCGGAACGGGTTTATGGAATGCGTTTTGCCGATTTTAATATCAAATTTAGTGTCAATGACACGTCGGTGTTGATAGAAGAAATTGAGCTATAA
- a CDS encoding toxic anion resistance protein, whose product MTNPDTVNLPDNQEKANELAEQKFQQMDLKELGLKPEDFQEVLAARKELQEMSHTAVAEYGKNIATKTSTYTDELLNLVQNRDLDATGHKLNQVVQVAQQLNASSILSKSKTSGFFGNLLNKFKGAKQSFDAHFNTTKEQIDVLVKEIETSQSGLKARVSTLDKMFEGVQEEYKQLGIHIAAGRIREQELQHEIAELTALPQDQTTTQKIYDLNHLANNLEKRISDLQVLQQSAMQTLPMIRIIQSNNLMLVDKFYAIKNITLPAWKNQISLAISLHEQKNSVQLANSIDDATNELLRRNADLLHQNSVDTARANQRSVIDVETLEHVQNTLINTVNDVIKIQKEGMQKRTEATARLKALQDNLNYLVIESSTDGSESN is encoded by the coding sequence ATGACCAATCCTGATACTGTAAATCTGCCTGATAACCAAGAAAAAGCAAATGAACTTGCTGAACAGAAATTTCAGCAAATGGACCTGAAAGAACTGGGCTTAAAGCCTGAGGACTTTCAGGAGGTGCTGGCAGCACGCAAAGAATTACAGGAGATGAGTCATACTGCCGTAGCTGAATACGGCAAAAATATTGCTACCAAAACTTCGACCTATACCGATGAATTGCTGAATCTGGTACAGAACCGTGATCTGGATGCGACCGGGCATAAACTGAATCAGGTGGTGCAAGTAGCACAGCAGCTGAATGCATCCAGTATCCTGAGTAAAAGCAAAACGTCTGGTTTCTTTGGTAATTTGCTGAATAAATTTAAGGGTGCCAAACAGAGTTTTGATGCACACTTTAATACTACCAAGGAACAGATAGATGTCTTGGTCAAGGAAATTGAAACCTCACAGTCTGGGCTAAAAGCACGTGTTTCGACGCTAGATAAAATGTTCGAGGGCGTACAGGAAGAATATAAGCAGCTTGGGATTCATATTGCCGCTGGTCGTATCCGTGAGCAGGAACTGCAACATGAAATTGCTGAGTTGACTGCCTTGCCACAGGATCAGACCACCACCCAGAAAATTTATGACCTGAATCATCTCGCGAATAATCTGGAAAAACGTATTAGTGACCTGCAGGTGTTGCAACAATCCGCAATGCAGACCTTACCCATGATCCGTATTATCCAGTCCAATAATCTGATGCTGGTCGATAAGTTTTATGCGATCAAGAACATTACTTTACCGGCCTGGAAGAACCAGATCAGTTTGGCGATTTCCCTGCATGAGCAGAAGAATAGTGTTCAATTAGCAAATAGCATTGATGATGCCACCAATGAACTGCTGCGCCGGAATGCGGATTTGCTGCATCAGAACTCGGTAGATACGGCACGTGCCAACCAGCGTTCAGTGATTGACGTAGAAACGCTTGAACACGTCCAGAACACCCTCATTAATACAGTAAATGATGTCATCAAGATTCAGAAAGAAGGCATGCAGAAACGTACTGAAGCGACTGCGCGTCTGAAAGCCTTACAGGATAATCTCAATTATCTGGTCATTGAATCGAGTACAGACGGGTCTGAATCGAACTAA